The proteins below are encoded in one region of Bombus vancouverensis nearcticus chromosome 8, iyBomVanc1_principal, whole genome shotgun sequence:
- the LOC117156573 gene encoding uncharacterized protein LOC117156573 isoform X1, with the protein MAEVEGKKLTELRVIDLKTELERRGLDKTGNKAALLERLSKAIADEGQDPDEYLIVPCGGLCKVSPRKNSVTGTTNQDESVDTLENQKEESMEILDTNEAKLKVETKSVAEEDTTASKTEEQQNEVQNNVNKEMEHKQELKNQLNKSSIENTQTTDKKVESDVATVVNQTTTNSVSTVEANGIDNEDSINLTIGEDEENLLAEETESHERHKDGGEKKKVEESKKGESKGSSRPEAGANNKEGTTSGGNVGTKSKQDGGGDGSKSVESSNKSQKRDDKDKKTSQVSPVNASSRNLWVSGLSSSTRATDLKQIFSKYGKVIGAKVVTNARTPGARCYGYVTMSTSEDAAKCIQHLHRTELHGRVISVEKAKGDTQQSHMRKRDTTNGKSEKKEEKEKIKDNHEISDRKDKETKKETEDKGSEARTFKCTATAKKSDEKNNENIENKKMDVQEKKDEVSKDADSRSTKSTSKKPESERGRRDEKRIRSWDHHRSHSRSRSRERRRRDDVLTFAKIREERERQRLRERERMLREEERRRREDMERQREVERRQREEAARLEREREKLRRERERIEQEKAELLRLERERQKLEREKLERERLELKRQQMRLEESRRAPPPPSIKRCSSDRRDPRDMYVEPDRKRMTTEHSRKHIPERVSDRRGEILDRVSDRRLDASPPTRYESSRSAQDLGLKKEFKRSSEFTSRSSRPDSFSDVSRGREVIVRRETLGTTATSIDPRQVKERYERASTTTYNRDRDVRRSETDTHRSSRDSHTRYSESFKPTGSSTPRDSRYVESNRTTSSWHSGPPSTKSFNSVPSSGTRDPRNEPSSWSSRSSDNVNRWSNSSSMGNTLRHPVPPTYQSGPIQSMGLTAPGTAPSYDRFDPYKSSLPSMRKY; encoded by the exons ATGGCCGAAGTTGAAGGAAAAAAGCTTACTGAACTGCGAGTTATAGATCTAAAAACAGAACTTGAACGACGCGGGCTAGACAAAACTGGCAATAAAGCTGCACTTCTCGAGCGTCTTTCCAAA GCCATAGCAGACGAAGGTCAAGATCCTGATGAATACTTGATTGTACCTTGTGGTGGATTATGCAAAGTTAGCCCAAGGAAAAACAGTG TAACAGGTACAACAAATCAAGATGAATCTGTTGATACATTAGAGAACCAGAAGGAAGAAAGTATGGAGATATTGGATACTAACGAAGCAAAACTCAAAGTAGAAACGAAGTCTGTTGCAGAAGAGGATACAACAGCATCCAAGACAGAA GAACAACAAAATGAAGTccaaaataatgttaataaagaaATGGAACACAAGCAGGAACTTAAAAATCAATTGAATAAAAGTTCAATTGAAAATACACAGACTACTGATAAAAAAGTAGAATCTGATGTAGCTACTGTAGTAAATCAAACCACAACTAATTCAGTTTCGACCGTTGAGGCTAATGGTATCGACAATGAAGATTCCATCAATCTAACTATTGGCGAAGATGAAGAAAATCTCCTTGCGGAGGAG ACAGAATCTCACGAGAGGCATAAGG ATGgaggagagaagaagaaagtggAAGAAAGCAAGAAGGGAGAGTCTAAAGGGAGCAGTAGACCAGAAGCCGGTGCCAACAACAAGGAAGGGACAACATCGGGTGGAAACGTCGGGACGAAGAGCAAGCAGGACGGTGGTGGAGACGGAAGCAAGAG CGTGGAGTCTAGCAACAAGAGTCAAAAAAGGGATGATAAAG ACAAGAAGACTTCACAAGTCAGCCCTGTTAATGCAAGCAGTAGAAACTTGTGGGTATCTGGATTGTCTTCGAGTACCCGTGCGACagatttgaaacaaatattctCAAAATATGGAAAAGTGATTGGTGCAAAAGTGGTTACAAATGCAAGAACGCCGGGAGCAAGATGCTACGGATATGTAACCATGTCCACCAGTGAGGATGCCGCAAAATGTATACAACATTTACATAGAACTGAACTTCATGGGCGTGTAATATCCGTAGAGAAG GCCAAAGGCGATACCCAGCAGAGTCACATGCGTAAACGGGATACCACGAATGGAAAATccgagaagaaggaagaaaaggaaaaaataaaggATAATCATGAGATCAGTGATCGGAAGGAtaaggaaacgaagaaagaaactgAGGATAAAGGATCAGAAGCAA GAACGTTTAAATGTACTGCAACAGCGAAAAAATCAGACGAGAAAAACAATGAGAATATCGAAAATAAAAAGATGGACGTACAAGAGAAGAAAGATGAAGTTTCAAAGGATGCCGATTCTCGGTCAACCAAGTCCACTAGCAAGAAACCGGAGAGCGAGAGAGGAAGACGCGACGAGAAGAGAATTCGATCCTGGGATCATCATCGATCACATAGTCGATCCCGCAGCCGCGAACGGCGTAGACGTGATGACGTGCTGACGTTTGCAAAGATCAGG GAGGAGCGAGAAAGACAAAGACTACGGGAAAGAGAGAGGATGCTTCGTGAAGAAGAACGAAGGAGAAGAGAGGATATGGAGCGGCAACGTGAAGTAGAACGTAGGCAAAGAGAAGAAGCTGCACGATTGGAAAGAGAACGGGAGAAATTGcgaagggaaagagaaagaatcgAGCAGGAGAAAGCCGAATTGCTCCGACTTGAACGGGAACGTCAGAAACTGGAGCGGGAAAAGCTAGAGCGAGAAAGATTGGAACTGAAAAGGCAACAGATGCGTTTAGAAGAGAGCAGGCGTGCTCCGCCTCCGCCGTCTATCAAGAGATGTTCCAGCGATAGAAGGGATCCTAGAGACATGTACGTTGAGCCAGATAGAAAGCGAATGACCACCGAACATAGTCGAAAACACATTCCGGAACGTGTGAGTGATCGTCGTGGTGAAATTTTGGATCGTGTCTCAGATAGACGATTAGACGCTTCACCACCTACCCGCTACGAATCTAGTAG ATCCGCACAAGATTTAGGGTTAAAGAAGGAATTTAAACGCAGCAGCGAGTTTACTTCACGCAGTAGTCGTCCCGATAGCTTTTCAGATGTATCTCGAGGAAGGGAAGTGATCGTTCGCCGAGAAACTCTCGGCACGACTGCAACGTCTATCGATCCTCGACAAGTTAAGGAAAG ATACGAACGTGCAAGTACAACCACTTATAATCGTGACCGTGATGTGAGACGTTCTGAAACAGATACCCATAGGAGCTCTAGGGATAGTCATACACGATATAGTGAAAGCTTCAAACCTACGGGCTCCAGTACACCAC GTGATAGTCGTTACGTTGAAAGTAATCGAACAACTAGTAGCTGGCACTCTGGACCTCCGTCTACAAAATCATTTAATTCCGTACCAAGTAGTGGGACCCGAGATCCACGAAATGAACCATCCAGTTGGAGTTCTAGGTCCTCTGATAATGTAAACAG ATGGAGTAATTCAAGTAGCATGGGAAACACATTACGACATCCAGTACCACCAACGTATCAAAGTGGTCCTATTCAATCTATGGGATTGACAGCACCTGGGACAGCGCCCTCGTACGATCGTTTTGATCCATATAAATCGTCTTTGCCAAGCATGAGGAAATATTGA
- the LOC117156573 gene encoding uncharacterized protein LOC117156573 isoform X2 yields MAEVEGKKLTELRVIDLKTELERRGLDKTGNKAALLERLSKAIADEGQDPDEYLIVPCGGLCKVSPRKNSVTGTTNQDESVDTLENQKEESMEILDTNEAKLKVETKSVAEEDTTASKTEEQQNEVQNNVNKEMEHKQELKNQLNKSSIENTQTTDKKVESDVATVVNQTTTNSVSTVEANGIDNEDSINLTIGEDEENLLAEETESHERHKDGGEKKKVEESKKGESKGSSRPEAGANNKEGTTSGGNVGTKSKQDGGGDGSKSVESSNKSQKRDDKDKKTSQVSPVNASSRNLWVSGLSSSTRATDLKQIFSKYGKVIGAKVVTNARTPGARCYGYVTMSTSEDAAKCIQHLHRTELHGRVISVEKAKGDTQQSHMRKRDTTNGKSEKKEEKEKIKDNHEISDRKDKETKKETEDKGSEATKKSDEKNNENIENKKMDVQEKKDEVSKDADSRSTKSTSKKPESERGRRDEKRIRSWDHHRSHSRSRSRERRRRDDVLTFAKIREERERQRLRERERMLREEERRRREDMERQREVERRQREEAARLEREREKLRRERERIEQEKAELLRLERERQKLEREKLERERLELKRQQMRLEESRRAPPPPSIKRCSSDRRDPRDMYVEPDRKRMTTEHSRKHIPERVSDRRGEILDRVSDRRLDASPPTRYESSRSAQDLGLKKEFKRSSEFTSRSSRPDSFSDVSRGREVIVRRETLGTTATSIDPRQVKERYERASTTTYNRDRDVRRSETDTHRSSRDSHTRYSESFKPTGSSTPRDSRYVESNRTTSSWHSGPPSTKSFNSVPSSGTRDPRNEPSSWSSRSSDNVNRWSNSSSMGNTLRHPVPPTYQSGPIQSMGLTAPGTAPSYDRFDPYKSSLPSMRKY; encoded by the exons ATGGCCGAAGTTGAAGGAAAAAAGCTTACTGAACTGCGAGTTATAGATCTAAAAACAGAACTTGAACGACGCGGGCTAGACAAAACTGGCAATAAAGCTGCACTTCTCGAGCGTCTTTCCAAA GCCATAGCAGACGAAGGTCAAGATCCTGATGAATACTTGATTGTACCTTGTGGTGGATTATGCAAAGTTAGCCCAAGGAAAAACAGTG TAACAGGTACAACAAATCAAGATGAATCTGTTGATACATTAGAGAACCAGAAGGAAGAAAGTATGGAGATATTGGATACTAACGAAGCAAAACTCAAAGTAGAAACGAAGTCTGTTGCAGAAGAGGATACAACAGCATCCAAGACAGAA GAACAACAAAATGAAGTccaaaataatgttaataaagaaATGGAACACAAGCAGGAACTTAAAAATCAATTGAATAAAAGTTCAATTGAAAATACACAGACTACTGATAAAAAAGTAGAATCTGATGTAGCTACTGTAGTAAATCAAACCACAACTAATTCAGTTTCGACCGTTGAGGCTAATGGTATCGACAATGAAGATTCCATCAATCTAACTATTGGCGAAGATGAAGAAAATCTCCTTGCGGAGGAG ACAGAATCTCACGAGAGGCATAAGG ATGgaggagagaagaagaaagtggAAGAAAGCAAGAAGGGAGAGTCTAAAGGGAGCAGTAGACCAGAAGCCGGTGCCAACAACAAGGAAGGGACAACATCGGGTGGAAACGTCGGGACGAAGAGCAAGCAGGACGGTGGTGGAGACGGAAGCAAGAG CGTGGAGTCTAGCAACAAGAGTCAAAAAAGGGATGATAAAG ACAAGAAGACTTCACAAGTCAGCCCTGTTAATGCAAGCAGTAGAAACTTGTGGGTATCTGGATTGTCTTCGAGTACCCGTGCGACagatttgaaacaaatattctCAAAATATGGAAAAGTGATTGGTGCAAAAGTGGTTACAAATGCAAGAACGCCGGGAGCAAGATGCTACGGATATGTAACCATGTCCACCAGTGAGGATGCCGCAAAATGTATACAACATTTACATAGAACTGAACTTCATGGGCGTGTAATATCCGTAGAGAAG GCCAAAGGCGATACCCAGCAGAGTCACATGCGTAAACGGGATACCACGAATGGAAAATccgagaagaaggaagaaaaggaaaaaataaaggATAATCATGAGATCAGTGATCGGAAGGAtaaggaaacgaagaaagaaactgAGGATAAAGGATCAGAAGCAA CGAAAAAATCAGACGAGAAAAACAATGAGAATATCGAAAATAAAAAGATGGACGTACAAGAGAAGAAAGATGAAGTTTCAAAGGATGCCGATTCTCGGTCAACCAAGTCCACTAGCAAGAAACCGGAGAGCGAGAGAGGAAGACGCGACGAGAAGAGAATTCGATCCTGGGATCATCATCGATCACATAGTCGATCCCGCAGCCGCGAACGGCGTAGACGTGATGACGTGCTGACGTTTGCAAAGATCAGG GAGGAGCGAGAAAGACAAAGACTACGGGAAAGAGAGAGGATGCTTCGTGAAGAAGAACGAAGGAGAAGAGAGGATATGGAGCGGCAACGTGAAGTAGAACGTAGGCAAAGAGAAGAAGCTGCACGATTGGAAAGAGAACGGGAGAAATTGcgaagggaaagagaaagaatcgAGCAGGAGAAAGCCGAATTGCTCCGACTTGAACGGGAACGTCAGAAACTGGAGCGGGAAAAGCTAGAGCGAGAAAGATTGGAACTGAAAAGGCAACAGATGCGTTTAGAAGAGAGCAGGCGTGCTCCGCCTCCGCCGTCTATCAAGAGATGTTCCAGCGATAGAAGGGATCCTAGAGACATGTACGTTGAGCCAGATAGAAAGCGAATGACCACCGAACATAGTCGAAAACACATTCCGGAACGTGTGAGTGATCGTCGTGGTGAAATTTTGGATCGTGTCTCAGATAGACGATTAGACGCTTCACCACCTACCCGCTACGAATCTAGTAG ATCCGCACAAGATTTAGGGTTAAAGAAGGAATTTAAACGCAGCAGCGAGTTTACTTCACGCAGTAGTCGTCCCGATAGCTTTTCAGATGTATCTCGAGGAAGGGAAGTGATCGTTCGCCGAGAAACTCTCGGCACGACTGCAACGTCTATCGATCCTCGACAAGTTAAGGAAAG ATACGAACGTGCAAGTACAACCACTTATAATCGTGACCGTGATGTGAGACGTTCTGAAACAGATACCCATAGGAGCTCTAGGGATAGTCATACACGATATAGTGAAAGCTTCAAACCTACGGGCTCCAGTACACCAC GTGATAGTCGTTACGTTGAAAGTAATCGAACAACTAGTAGCTGGCACTCTGGACCTCCGTCTACAAAATCATTTAATTCCGTACCAAGTAGTGGGACCCGAGATCCACGAAATGAACCATCCAGTTGGAGTTCTAGGTCCTCTGATAATGTAAACAG ATGGAGTAATTCAAGTAGCATGGGAAACACATTACGACATCCAGTACCACCAACGTATCAAAGTGGTCCTATTCAATCTATGGGATTGACAGCACCTGGGACAGCGCCCTCGTACGATCGTTTTGATCCATATAAATCGTCTTTGCCAAGCATGAGGAAATATTGA